From Deltaproteobacteria bacterium, the proteins below share one genomic window:
- a CDS encoding Hsp20/alpha crystallin family protein, with translation METKHPAIQPSRLPGRGIWSVHEAIDRLFDNLMRGFEIEPLEPWRVGMEGLVSVDVSETDREVVIAADLPGMDKEDLDVTVTRDRLIIKGEKKEEREEKNKGYFRKERFFGTVYREIPLPCEVLTDKAGAEFKKGVLYISLPKSSEVLRETRRIPIKAAA, from the coding sequence ATGGAGACCAAACATCCAGCAATACAACCCTCAAGGTTGCCAGGGAGGGGGATCTGGTCTGTTCATGAGGCGATCGATCGGCTCTTTGACAACCTGATGCGTGGTTTTGAGATAGAGCCTTTGGAACCCTGGCGAGTGGGAATGGAGGGGCTTGTCTCAGTTGACGTCTCTGAAACAGATCGTGAGGTGGTTATTGCCGCAGATCTGCCTGGGATGGATAAGGAGGACTTGGACGTGACTGTGACGAGAGATCGGCTGATTATCAAAGGAGAGAAGAAGGAGGAAAGGGAAGAAAAAAATAAGGGGTATTTTCGGAAGGAACGCTTTTTCGGCACCGTCTACAGGGAGATCCCGTTGCCATGCGAGGTGTTGACGGATAAGGCGGGTGCGGAATTCAAGAAGGGTGTCTTGTATATTTCTCTGCCGAAATCATCGGAGGTATTGCGGGAGACGCGCAGGATTCCGATCAAGGCCGCTGCTTAG
- a CDS encoding Crp/Fnr family transcriptional regulator: MSLSLAASSPVSSDGIYAPATLAGRFIVASQGHAHQRLYKRRQVLYYEESPAVGIYLVQTGRVKLYKVSPEGKQHILKLAERGDVVALESILASDSYTTTAEMIEEGTVWFLDRETALDLIAREPQMALEIMGTLSQELIKDAEERLDLAQSSVRERLARLLTTLSQHHGISEKRGIRINVSLSREEMAEMIGTASETTMRLLKEFREDQVVEVRGRQIIVLDSSHFNFWWARTCPLKVRNTYGLSIKMY; encoded by the coding sequence ATGTCTCTTTCGCTTGCAGCCTCTTCTCCCGTTTCATCGGACGGTATCTATGCGCCGGCCACGTTGGCCGGCCGATTTATTGTTGCCTCTCAGGGTCACGCGCATCAGCGGCTCTATAAAAGAAGGCAGGTGCTTTATTATGAAGAATCTCCAGCGGTCGGTATTTATTTGGTCCAGACAGGAAGGGTGAAGCTCTATAAGGTGAGCCCCGAAGGGAAACAGCATATTCTCAAACTGGCAGAAAGAGGGGATGTTGTTGCCTTGGAATCGATATTAGCGAGTGATTCCTATACAACAACCGCGGAGATGATCGAGGAGGGGACTGTCTGGTTTCTGGATAGGGAGACCGCTCTGGATCTGATAGCACGGGAGCCTCAGATGGCACTGGAGATCATGGGAACCCTATCGCAGGAGCTGATCAAAGATGCCGAAGAACGGCTCGATCTGGCCCAGAGTTCTGTCAGGGAAAGATTGGCGCGTCTCCTCACGACACTTTCTCAACATCACGGCATTTCAGAAAAGAGGGGGATTCGTATCAACGTGTCCCTTTCACGTGAAGAGATGGCGGAGATGATCGGCACCGCATCAGAAACGACGATGAGGCTTCTTAAGGAGTTTCGCGAGGATCAAGTTGTGGAGGTACGCGGTCGGCAGATTATTGTCCTTGATAGTTCGCATTTCAACTTTTGGTGGGCACGAACGTGCCCGCTAAAAGTTAGAAATACTTATGGTTTATCAATAAAAATGTACTAA
- a CDS encoding response regulator transcription factor, with protein MTGKDQKFRILIIDDHPIVREGLIQLINREPDLVACGEAGNFDEALRLAGSLLPDLALVDLSLNGQDGVELIKELVHRHPKLSVLVLSMLDESLYAERVLKAGARGYVMKRELTDKLFYAIREILKGNIYVSERETTTIINEFLNGVPHQSPPMILSDRELTVFRLIGQGYSTSQIAATLHLSVKTVETHKMHIKGKLNISDASHLAQYAVKWLDAEVKE; from the coding sequence GTGACGGGAAAAGATCAGAAGTTTCGGATATTGATTATTGATGATCACCCGATTGTCAGGGAAGGGCTGATACAGCTCATCAATCGCGAGCCGGATCTGGTCGCCTGTGGAGAGGCTGGAAATTTTGACGAGGCTTTGAGACTGGCTGGTTCGTTACTCCCCGATCTCGCGCTCGTGGACCTTTCTCTGAATGGCCAGGATGGAGTTGAACTCATCAAGGAACTTGTTCATCGGCATCCGAAGCTTTCCGTGTTGGTGCTTTCAATGCTTGATGAATCTCTTTATGCGGAACGGGTTTTAAAGGCTGGGGCAAGGGGGTATGTGATGAAGCGGGAGCTTACTGATAAACTTTTTTATGCCATTCGGGAGATCCTCAAAGGGAATATTTATGTGAGCGAGAGGGAGACGACGACGATTATTAATGAATTTTTGAATGGGGTACCACATCAATCTCCGCCGATGATCTTGAGCGACCGCGAGCTTACCGTTTTTCGTCTGATTGGTCAGGGGTATTCGACGAGTCAGATCGCAGCGACGCTTCATTTAAGTGTGAAGACTGTGGAGACCCACAAGATGCATATCAAGGGGAAGCTGAATATTTCGGATGCCTCTCACCTGGCGCAGTATGCGGTGAAGTGGCTCGATGCCGAAGTCAAGGAATGA
- a CDS encoding histidine kinase dimerization/phosphoacceptor domain-containing protein, giving the protein MIALVSFLVLVGMELFVFGPLVRQWQRHQHDFQQNQEKLKEKFHDGLGQQLTAISLYAKLLADRLKNRSAEEAGDALKLSLLSDQALQETSRLMRASLVSSEPEVKGEL; this is encoded by the coding sequence GTGATCGCGCTTGTTTCTTTTTTAGTCCTGGTGGGGATGGAGCTTTTTGTTTTCGGTCCCCTCGTTCGTCAGTGGCAACGTCACCAGCATGATTTTCAACAAAATCAGGAAAAGCTAAAAGAAAAATTTCATGATGGGTTGGGCCAGCAGCTTACCGCGATCTCGCTTTATGCAAAACTGCTTGCCGACAGACTGAAAAACCGGTCAGCGGAAGAGGCGGGGGATGCCCTTAAGCTTAGCCTATTGAGCGATCAGGCCCTTCAAGAGACAAGTCGTCTTATGAGGGCCTCGCTGGTGTCTTCCGAACCCGAAGTAAAAGGTGAGTTGTGA
- a CDS encoding DUF2267 domain-containing protein, with the protein MGFTGLGVFDSTIQKANIWLKDIGQLLHWEDRHHAYVALRAVLHALRDHLTLEETVQLADQLPMLIRGLYFEGWRPSHHFSRLRKREDFLRNVRAHLNFLHEKPEVEIEDIVHVIFWVLSKHVSFGEIEGVRQVLPKEIRGLWRPFPPGSAHQFLPLTGMP; encoded by the coding sequence ATGGGCTTTACCGGTTTGGGTGTTTTTGATTCGACGATTCAAAAGGCCAATATCTGGCTCAAGGATATCGGGCAGCTTCTGCATTGGGAAGATCGACATCATGCGTATGTAGCACTGAGGGCAGTCCTCCATGCCTTACGCGACCATTTGACACTCGAAGAGACGGTCCAACTTGCAGATCAATTGCCGATGTTGATCCGTGGGCTTTATTTTGAGGGATGGCGTCCTTCTCACCATTTTTCACGATTGAGAAAGAGGGAGGATTTTTTGAGGAATGTACGGGCCCATCTTAATTTTCTTCATGAGAAACCCGAGGTTGAGATCGAGGATATCGTGCATGTGATCTTTTGGGTTTTAAGTAAGCATGTTTCGTTCGGAGAGATAGAAGGGGTCAGGCAGGTTTTGCCCAAGGAGATTCGTGGATTATGGCGACCCTTTCCGCCGGGATCGGCCCACCAATTTCTACCTTTGACGGGGATGCCATAA